Proteins encoded by one window of Aspergillus chevalieri M1 DNA, chromosome 6, nearly complete sequence:
- a CDS encoding uncharacterized protein (COG:S;~EggNog:ENOG410Q2GC;~InterPro:IPR017945,IPR006070;~PFAM:PF01300;~go_function: GO:0003725 - double-stranded RNA binding [Evidence IEA]), whose amino-acid sequence MSEPKQVIDIKADALRVFHILKTGGIAIIPASVGYGIVAIDPEALQRVFTTKQRQPHKKHAMIGSYALHRELHILPSREAEMVRLLTVDLDLPLGVIAPFREEHPIIQKLGKETLQQSSVDGTLSMLVNGGKFQEELSRLATEAGLPLMGSSANLTGKGTKSTVEDIESEISEAVDIIINYGRQRYSAPRPSSTMFDFKNMRLMRFGACFDVIQDAFWRFYGIRLPDDPGREVLFSGHLDARANVYN is encoded by the coding sequence ATGTCTGAACCAAAACAAGTAATCGATATCAAAGCCGACGCTCTGCGCGTCTTCCACATCCTCAAAACCGGTGGTATTGCCATCATCCCCGCCAGCGTCGGCTATGGCATCGTGGCCATCGACCCCGAAGCCCTACAGCGTGTTTTCACCACAAAACAGCGCCAGCCACACAAGAAGCACGCCATGATAGGTAGCTATGCGCTCCATCGCGAACTACACATTCTCCCTTCACGCGAAGCAGAAATGGTCCGTCTCCTCACCGTCGACCTCGACCTGCCACTAGGTGTAATTGCGCCATTTCGCGAAGAACACccaattatccagaaactggGAAAGGAGACACTGCAGCAGAGCTCTGTCGACGGGACGCTCTCCATGCTCGTGAACGGGGGCAAGTTCCAGGAGGAACTATCGCGGTTGGCTACTGAAGCCGGGCTCCCGCTTATGGGGTCATCGGCCAATCTAACTGGAAAGGGGACTAAGAGTACAGTCGAGGATATTGAGTCGGAGATTAGTGAAGCAGtggatatcatcatcaattaTGGTCGACAGCGGTATTCTGCGCCGCGGCCGTCGTCGACTATGTTTGACTTCAAGAATATGCGATTGATGCGGTTTGGAGCGTGCTTTGATGTGATCCAAGATGCTTTTTGGAGGTTTTATGGGATTCGGTTGCCGGATGATCCGGGGAGAGAGGTGCTCTTTTCGGGGCATTTGGATGCGCGTGCGAATGTTTATAACTAG
- a CDS encoding uncharacterized protein (COG:S;~EggNog:ENOG410PS0I), which yields MVNFMGTTIALQVLLAPHQTVPFTSLLPIEVSIHNAASTPVTILDRNTPLEPGAGHLGVLKLRDAQTYEEVPIATISASRIEPPLPNEYIEIPPDTTVKRTLELRVDEKDIQVGREYTVRAEGLWSAVWYRALSEIMEEQRDHSLNATTGEFLSNVGRVKVE from the coding sequence ATGGTCAACTTCATGGGAACCACCATCGCCCTCCAGGTGCTTCTCGCACCACACCAAACCGTCCCATTTACTTCTCTCCTCCCCATTGAAGTCTCCATCCACAACGCCGCGAGCACCCCCGTGACAATTCTCGACCGGAACACCCCCCTCGAACCCGGCGCCGGCCACCTGGGCGTCCTCAAACTCCGCGACGCACAAACATACGAAGAAGTGCCAATCGCCACGATCTCCGCCAGTCGCATAGAGCCCCCTCTTCCAAATGAGTATATCGAAATTCCTCCCGACACAACAGTGAAAAGGACTCTTGAGTTGCGGGTGGATGAGAAGGATATACAGGTGGGACGGGAGTATACGGTGCGCGCGGAGGGGCTTTGGTCTGCTGTGTGGTACAGGGCCTTGAGTGAGATTATGGAGGAACAGAGGGATCATTCGTTGAATGCGACGACGGGGGAGTTTTTGTCGAATGTTGGACGCGTCAAGGTGGAGTAA
- a CDS encoding uncharacterized protein (COG:E;~EggNog:ENOG410Q1YY;~InterPro:IPR001384;~go_function: GO:0004222 - metalloendopeptidase activity [Evidence IEA];~go_process: GO:0006508 - proteolysis [Evidence IEA]): MRFVPDFTGALGLAHTALTSLNVTLSQTGNTLIKAVVQNDCPNDISFVYYNFYGDSAPVKEVSIYRNGTQVDFEGIHQTYRLTKLTSDAVTNLAAGANYEDEFDIASNNDLSGRQLPSTLKDTLTS, encoded by the exons ATGCGCTTTGTTCCTGATTTCACCGGGGCCTTAGGCCTGGCCCATACTGCGCTGACTTCTCTCAACGTCACCCTAAGCCAGACTGGCAATACTTTGATCAAAGCTGTCGTTCAAAACGATTGCCCAAACGATATAAGCTTCGTTTATTACAACTTCTATGGTGATAGTGCCCCAGTCAAGGAAGTCTCTATTTATCGCAATG GAACCCAAGTCGACTTCGAGGGAATCCACCAAACCTACCGCTTGACCAAACTTACCTCTGACGCTGTGACCAACCTCGCTGCGGGTGCTAACTATGAAGATGAATTCGACATTGCCTCAAACAACGACCTCTCAGGGCGGCAGTTACCATCTACTCTGAAGGATACGTTAACCTCGTGA